GCCACCACGTCGGACACGTCCTTGCCTTCCGCTTCCGCGTGGAAGTTCAGGAGCACGCGATGGCGCAACACGGGCAACACCATGGCCTGCACGTCCTCCTGCGTCGCCCCGTAACGTCCGCACAGGAGCGCCCGCGCCTTGGACGCCAACGCCAGGGCCTGGCCCGCGCGGGGCCCCGCCCCCCACTTGATCCACTCTTTCACCGCTACCACGGACGAGTGCTGGGGCCGCGTGGCGCGCGTGAGGGTGACGATGTACTCGAGCAAGGCCTCGCTGAGGCTCACCTCGCGCACGAGGCCCTGCAGCGCGATCACGACCTCCCGCGCGAGCACCGCGCTCACCGAGGCTTCGCCACCACCCGTGGTGCGCGCGATGATCTCGCGCTCCTCGGCCTCGCTCGGGTAGTCGATGTGCACGTTCAGCAGGAACCGATCGAGCTGGGCTTCGGGCAACGCGTAGGTGCCGGCCTGCTCGATCGGGTTCTGGGTGGCCAGGACGAAGAACGGTGCTTCGAGCACGTGGCTCTCGCCGGCGTAGCTGACGGACCGCTCCTGCATCGCTTCGAGCAAGGCCGCCTGAGTTTTAGGAGGCGTGCGATTGATCTCATCGGCGAGCAACAGGTGGGTGAACACGGGCCCGCGCTGGAAGGTGAAGACGCGCCGGCCGGTGGTGTGATCCTCCTCGAGGATTTGCGTGCCGATCACGTCCGAGGGCATCAGATCTGGCGTGAACTGGATGCGCCGGAAATCCAGCGAGAGAGACTGGGCGAGGGTCTTCACCAGCAAGGTCTTGGCGAGACCGGGCACCCCCTCGAGCAGGCAGTGACCACCCGCTAACAAGGCCACCAGCAACTGCTCGACCACCTCCTCCTGGCCCACGATCACCTTGGCTACGTTCTCCCGCACGCTTTGCAGCTGGGCGAGGAGCGCATCGATCTGCTGCGCACTCAGGTTCGTTGGATCACCCATCGGTAACACTCAGCGCATCAAGGCGTACATGGCGATGTTGACGGCGAAGCGCGTGTTGTCCTCGGCCAGCCAACGCTTGTTGCGGTAGTCGTAATCCCATTCGCAGCCGTAATCCTTGTTGCTGTAGAGCACCCCGACGCGGCCGTCGATCTCGATCGCCTTGAGGTAGTCGTGGACCAGATCGTCGCCCCAGCCGTTGAGCTCGAAGGTGGTGGTCGGAGGACCGTCCTCGAAGGTGAAGAAGCTGCGGTATAGGGGGTGATCGTTGGAAAGTTTGGTGAGCGCCTCGTCGCCAAACAGGCGCGCCATCTGCGCTTCGAAGCTGCGCGCGAAGAGCCCGTCGATGTCGTGATTGCAATCGTCGACGAAGACGAAGCCGCCGTTGCGCACGTAGCGCTCGAAGTTGCGCCCCTCATCCTGGCTGAACTCGACCAGGCGGTGCCCGGCGAGATAGCAGAACGGTGCGGCGAGCATCTCGGGATCGGCGAGGGGCAGCACGTGCTCGTCGGGATCCACGCGCACGCTGGTGTACTCGATCATGGAGTTCAGGAAGTTCGCCGGCATGCGCTGGTCGACATCCCAATCCCCAGACTCGTACATGAGCCGGGTGAGGGAGAAGTCGTAGGCGTTGGCGGCCACGACGTGGGTGCCGGGAACGGCGACGGCGCCGAGCCCGCAGAGTGCTTCGAGGAGCTGCCGCCGAGTCACGCGATCGACGCGGCGCGGGGACGCGCAATCCTGCCCCCGCGCCGCCTGCCTCATACGGCGTCCGAGAGGGAGGAGAAAGTGAACTCGCGGATCTTCATCGGCGGCATCATCACCGGCGTGGTGCTGATGCCGAAGCCGCCGAAGATGTTGCCGCCGCCGATGGTCACGCGCTCCGGCCGTCCCAGCTCTTCGAGGTTGTTGAGCATGATCACGGGGCTCTCGTTGAAGCGGAAGTTCTTCACGGGATAGCGGATCTTGCCGTTCTCGATGTAGAAGGTACCGTCGCGGGTGAGGCCCGTGTACAGCTGGGACTGGGGATCCACCGAACGGATATACCAGGTACGGGTGACCAGCACGCCGCGCTCCGTGTCCTCGATCATCTCCGCGAGGGACTTATCGCCGCCGGTCATGATGCCGTTGGTGGGGTTGGGGATCGATGGGTAGTCGTGCTCCCGGGCCCAGTAGCGCGAGCAGACGACGTTCTTCACCACGCCGTTCTCGATCCACTGCACCGGCTCGACGGGGCGGCCGTCGCCGGACCAGGTGCCCCCTGGGGCGCCCGCGTAGCTCGGATCGGAATAGAGGTTCACGCGCTCGTCGAAGAGCTTCTGACCGATCTTGGTCTTGCCCTCGCCCGCGGAGAGGAAGCTGCGCCCCTCGTCGGCGAGGCGCGCATCGAAGGCGCCGATCATGTTGCCGATGAGGCCCACGCTGGCCGCGGGCTCGAGGATCACCGTGTACTTACCGGGCTCCAGGGCCTTGGCGCCGCGGGAACGCACGGCCTTGTCCAGGGCCACCTCCGACGCGCCAGCGGCGTCGAGCTTGGCGATGTCGTTGGCATCGCGTGTCGCCCAGCCGGACCCTTGACCATCGTCGGTGCGCATGGTGACGGTGAAGTTGGCGTTGGTGGCGCTGTGATAGGCGAACAACCCCTTGTGGTTCATCATCGCCTGGAAGAACGCGGTGTCGTTCAGAAAGCCCGCGGCCGTCGCCTTCTGCTTGACCGCCGGGTTAATGCTGCTGGCGGCCGCCTCAGCGCGTAACGCCGGTTGGATGTTGGCCGTGCGCTCCACGAACGCATCGCTCTTTTCGAACTTGCTCGGCCCCTCCACGCTCACCCATTCCGGATTCTCCGGCGCCAGGCGAGCGAGCTCCTCGGAGCGGCGCACGGCCTTCTCCAGGGATGCATCGTCAAACTCGTTGATGGTGGCGCTGCCGAGCTTCTTGCCGTAGCTCGACTGCACCACCAGCTGCACGTCGTCGACGATGCCCGAGGTGGTGACCTTGTTCAGCGCGTAGCGGATGTTACCGGCGACGCCGCCGGAGAGATTGGCTTCGCATTCCTCCGCCTGGGAGAGCTTCATCACCCGTTCCAGGATCGCCCGCGCTTCGCCTTCGCTAATGATTGCCATGTCCTTGTCGTCCTCTCGAATCTGTTGCGACGGGGCGCGTTAGCCCAGCTTGCGCGCGGTGTTGATCACGTTGACGCCGTCGAAGCGGGCCGTGGAGCTGCCGTGGGACACGGCGCTCACCTGCGAGGGTTGCCCCTTACCGTCGAAGAAGGAGCCGCCGAGGCGATAGTCCGACTCGTCGCACAGGGCTGAGCACGAATTCCAGAACTCCTGCGTGTTCGACTGGTAGGCCACGTCCTCCACCTGGCCGGCGATCTCGCCGTCCTTGATCTCGTAGAAGAGCTGGCCGCCGAACTGAAAGTTATAACGCTGCTGGTCGATGGAGTACGACCCGTTGCCAACGATGTAGATGCCGCGCTCCACGTCCTTGATCATGTCATTGACGCTGTACTCTTGCTTGCCCGGCTCGAGGGAGACGTTGGGCATGCGCTGGAACTGCACGGAGGACCAGCTGTCGGCGTAGCAGCAGCCGTGGGAGCTCTTCTCGCCGATGATGTGGGCCTGATCGCGAATCGCCTGGTAGTTCACCAGTACCCCGTCTCGCACCAGATCCCAACCGCGCGTCTTCACGCCCTCGTCATCGTAGGCGACGGCACCGAGGGAGCCTGCTTGCGTCTTGTCCGCCACGAGGTTCACCAGCTTCGAGCCGTAGTTGAACTTCTTGGTCTCCCACTTATCGAGGGTCGCGAAGCTCGTGCCGGCGTAGTTGGCTTCGTAGCCGAGCACGCGGTCGAGCTCCAGCGGGTGGCCGACCGACTCGTGGATGGTCAGCCACATGTGCGTGGGATCGAGCACGAGATCGTACTTGCCGGGCTTCACGGACGGCGCCTTGAGCTTGGCCTGCACTTCCTTGGCCGCGTTGCTCGCATCCTCGATCATGTCGTAGGAGCGGTTGTAGGTGGTGGTGACGACACGCGTCTTATCCTCTTCGCGCCCGTCGAGGTACTCCCAGCCCATGCCCACGGGGGTGGAGAGGCTGTTGCGCGTGCGGAACTTGCCCGACTCGCGATCGACGCCGGTGGCGAAGAAGGGCGTCCACAGGCGATGCACGTCCTGGTCGACGAAGGAGCCATCCGTAGAGGCGAAGTACTTGCGCTCGTTGACCAGGAACACGATGGAGTTGATGAAGCTCGCGCCGTTGCTCAAGGCGGCGTCGTTCACCTCCATGAGCATGTCGACCTTCTCCTTGATCGGCACTTCCATGGCGTTCTTCACGATCGGCGTGCGCCACTTCACCTCGCCGGCACCCTTGACCGGTGCGAGCTGTACGGGCTCGGTCTGGTACTTGGAATTGGCCTTGGCGATGGCCACGGCGCGCTTCGCCGCGTCAGCAACGGCGCCGGGGCTCAGCTGGTTGGTGGCCGCGAAGCCCCAGGTGCCGTTGGCGATCACGCGGATGCCCACGCCGACGGACTCCGTATTCACGATGTTGTC
This genomic window from Pseudomonadota bacterium contains:
- a CDS encoding MoxR family ATPase is translated as MSAQQIDALLAQLQSVRENVAKVIVGQEEVVEQLLVALLAGGHCLLEGVPGLAKTLLVKTLAQSLSLDFRRIQFTPDLMPSDVIGTQILEEDHTTGRRVFTFQRGPVFTHLLLADEINRTPPKTQAALLEAMQERSVSYAGESHVLEAPFFVLATQNPIEQAGTYALPEAQLDRFLLNVHIDYPSEAEEREIIARTTGGGEASVSAVLAREVVIALQGLVREVSLSEALLEYIVTLTRATRPQHSSVVAVKEWIKWGAGPRAGQALALASKARALLCGRYGATQEDVQAMVLPVLRHRVLLNFHAEAEGKDVSDVVA
- a CDS encoding DUF4159 domain-containing protein, whose protein sequence is MTRRQLLEALCGLGAVAVPGTHVVAANAYDFSLTRLMYESGDWDVDQRMPANFLNSMIEYTSVRVDPDEHVLPLADPEMLAAPFCYLAGHRLVEFSQDEGRNFERYVRNGGFVFVDDCNHDIDGLFARSFEAQMARLFGDEALTKLSNDHPLYRSFFTFEDGPPTTTFELNGWGDDLVHDYLKAIEIDGRVGVLYSNKDYGCEWDYDYRNKRWLAEDNTRFAVNIAMYALMR
- a CDS encoding TldD/PmbA family protein, which codes for MAIISEGEARAILERVMKLSQAEECEANLSGGVAGNIRYALNKVTTSGIVDDVQLVVQSSYGKKLGSATINEFDDASLEKAVRRSEELARLAPENPEWVSVEGPSKFEKSDAFVERTANIQPALRAEAAASSINPAVKQKATAAGFLNDTAFFQAMMNHKGLFAYHSATNANFTVTMRTDDGQGSGWATRDANDIAKLDAAGASEVALDKAVRSRGAKALEPGKYTVILEPAASVGLIGNMIGAFDARLADEGRSFLSAGEGKTKIGQKLFDERVNLYSDPSYAGAPGGTWSGDGRPVEPVQWIENGVVKNVVCSRYWAREHDYPSIPNPTNGIMTGGDKSLAEMIEDTERGVLVTRTWYIRSVDPQSQLYTGLTRDGTFYIENGKIRYPVKNFRFNESPVIMLNNLEELGRPERVTIGGGNIFGGFGISTTPVMMPPMKIREFTFSSLSDAV
- a CDS encoding metallopeptidase TldD-related protein, with translation MERRDFLKVSSAGMAAIMLPVRGRAVEAEELTSNNEIVGAAVLAEAALTAAKKGGATYADARIGRYRQQFVVTRERQVDNIVNTESVGVGIRVIANGTWGFAATNQLSPGAVADAAKRAVAIAKANSKYQTEPVQLAPVKGAGEVKWRTPIVKNAMEVPIKEKVDMLMEVNDAALSNGASFINSIVFLVNERKYFASTDGSFVDQDVHRLWTPFFATGVDRESGKFRTRNSLSTPVGMGWEYLDGREEDKTRVVTTTYNRSYDMIEDASNAAKEVQAKLKAPSVKPGKYDLVLDPTHMWLTIHESVGHPLELDRVLGYEANYAGTSFATLDKWETKKFNYGSKLVNLVADKTQAGSLGAVAYDDEGVKTRGWDLVRDGVLVNYQAIRDQAHIIGEKSSHGCCYADSWSSVQFQRMPNVSLEPGKQEYSVNDMIKDVERGIYIVGNGSYSIDQQRYNFQFGGQLFYEIKDGEIAGQVEDVAYQSNTQEFWNSCSALCDESDYRLGGSFFDGKGQPSQVSAVSHGSSTARFDGVNVINTARKLG